The genomic region CTCTAAGCGATATCACAATTCGTAAGTACATTGCAGGAATAAATGTCTTAGAGTATGAAGAGGAAGAGCTTGTTTACTATGCCTGTTATTTATTTAAGCAACACTTTTATGATAAATGGATTTACCGCGGTGAAAAATTTACTTTAATCTTTATGGACCCTCGCACAGATGGAATGTTCTACTATGGACTGTTCGATAATTCTAAGGAGATTCGAACAAAAGAATATTTGCTAGATTAATTGTCCAGTTCTGATATTTCTCCACCTATAGCCCTTTATCATACTCCTCATAGTTAATAAGAACAACTTAATATAGCACGGTACTTGTAACCCCTCTTTATTAGGTCTTTTGTGAAAGCCTATTTCCTCTTTGGAACCCTTTGCCAATTAGGTGTTTAATGGGGAAAATTTCTGGACCTGTTGAGAAAGTGTTTGGTTCGGATGAATTAGCGTAGGGGAATTGGACTAACTCTGGTCAATTAATTGAAGCTTTTAATTTTCTCCGGCCAACCACTTACGCTGGTTTTCTTCTTCAGCCATAATTGTCTTAGCTTTCCCCATATAAGAAATAGCTGTAATAATCTCTCTTTTCGGATTCATAGAAATAGACTCGGATAGAGTCATTAACTCCATTTCTATGCTCTGGATTTTTAATAGAATTTCTTTTTGATCCATTTTAACTCAATATAGGACAATCTCATTAATTGTCAATTTACGAATCAACTCACATCGACGGTGAAAAGTTTTTATTTTAGGTATAGGATTTTGATTCAAACCGAATTTTCTTGATCTCCTACCTGCTAATTAATATTTATTCACAATGCAATATAAGGAATATTATTTGTGAAAGACCGTATATATTTTGAAACGATAAAGTCCCTTAAAACGGAATTGGAAGACCTTTCACTTGCATATATAGATCAAGCAATTAAAGATTTTGGAACCGAAGAGAACCTATCGCTTCATATTACCGACTCACGCGAACTTGAATTAGAAAGGAAAACTTATTTGTCTAGAAATCTTCATAGATTTTACGCTGCAAAGGAATTGGAAAGGTCAAAAGTAGATTTACTATTGGAAATTTGCCGTAGAATAAGTAAAATATATTAAGTGAAAACAGATTTATCTGCGTTACTTTCACTTTTTAAAATCGCACCGGGGATTTTTACCCTAAAACTTTTTTTATTTTGTTTGATAATTCCATAATCGTTTCTCGTAAGTCTTTCGCAATAGCATGTGCCATTGTAGAATAATTAATTTTATCGTCATTGTTCTTAGCTTTAATATTAACTTCTCTCGCAAGGCCACGAACACCAAATATTTCAATCTGTTTTAAAATATATTTTTTGTGAAATTCATATCCTCTATCTATCGCTTCATTAGCTTCGAGATGATTTTTAATTTCTTTCATTTCATTCTACTTTTTATAGAATCGCCCTTCCAATGAATGAAAGGGCGATTATAATTTTTAAATTCTATCAAAAATGTCCGTTAAGCAGACAATTTTGAAACACTCGTGATTTAGATCACCTTTTTCCCTGCACATTGCCCGTTCGGCTGCAATGCCATCGACGTGAATCCAACTATCTGTGCCTGAAAACACTTTGGCCTCTACGACGTATTCAAAATCTCCAAATTTTTTTAATTTTACATTTAAGTCTTCCGGGTTTGCAAGGACAACTATCTTGCGGAATTCGATCGTTTTAGGCTCTAAGTATATACCTATTCTTTCTCTAAATTGATTAATTGTATGAACAATTAACTGAAAAGCGATCTTGTCCACATCCGATTTAATGATTTTTACCTCTTTCCCAAGGTCGTCATTTACCATAATTTTTCTCCGGCGGTTTAGGGTGCCACCCTTTTGGTGGTGTCATTATTAATCATTGTTGGTAATTTGCCAACACTTAAAAATAAAAAATATCTCCACTTTTAAAAATCGAAAACGGCTCTAAGATTTTTGAGCGAGCTATTAAATCTCACAACATTGAATTTATCTTAGAATGATTTTGTTCGCTTTCTAATTATTCAAATTCCCATTCAAAATAAACCATGCGAGTTGAACCACGCGTGGTACTTGGCCGTTTCCAAGGGCTTTAATCCGGTCCAACCGACGGGCCACCCCATGAGCCATTCGACCCAATCTGGGTTCAGTGGGCCATTTTCGATTTCGTAAGAGGTTGAGAACTTTGGAAAAGAAGTCTCTCTCCTTCCCACTCCTTTAGATAGTTCGGCGAAAATCTGTTTTTCGGCCATAGACGCGGATCCCTGACTTGGTCTTGTAGACTCACTTGAATATTGTGTCCGTTCTTTCTCCGCTTTTTCTCAGAAACTTTTCTATATCCCCTTTCGATGCCAATCCTCTCATCATTTTTGTAGGAGTAGCCCAATATCCAGATTCTTTTTCGGATATGGTGAGCACCGGTGTCGTTCGCTCCGAGCACTCCCCATTCCGCATTGAACCCCACGGAGGCCAAGTCCCCGAGAACGACTTCCATTCCTCGCCTAGTAAGCATTGGGGAATTTTCCAGGAGAACGTATTTAGGTCGTACTTCGCAAATGACTCTAAACATTTCCTTCCACAATCCAGATCGTTTTCCGGATATACCGGCTCCTTTTCCGGAAACAGAAATGCCTTCGCAAGGAAAACCTCCCGAAACCAAGTCAATAATGCCCCGCCAAGGTCTTCCGTCGAAGGTTCGAATATCATCCCAAATTGGAAAAGGCGGGAGAATGCGATCATTCTGCCTTTGGATAAGGACTCCGATACAATAAGGTTCGATTTCGACTGCACACACTGTTCGAATCCCGAGGAGCTTACTTCCGAGAATTCCGCCACCAGCACCGCTGAATAATGCCAGCTCATTCAGAGGATTATCCTTTCAATAATTCTATTCCTGTGTACTGTATTGAAAATATTCCGGCGTTTCAGCATTATCCGGGATCATCGTAAATTGAAAAAGAAATTATCGGGACGGTCGAAAGGCCAATCTAAAAGGATTTCATTTATGACAGAAAGTTTTCGATATAGAATGCGTTATCAAAATGAAGGGAAAGATCCAGAGGAGTTTCCGGAGAATGAAGATGAATTCTATACTCTCCAAGAAGCTATAATCAAAATTGATAACCTTAGTGACGGAGGATATAATCCCGGAAAATTTACACTTTTCGAGAAAAAAGATCCTATTTCTGACAATGTAAGCACTTTCGAAGAATTTCAAGAAAGGCAATCCATTACCGATGGGGTTAATTGGGCTTTAGGTTTTGCGAAAATTTTAGAAATGAGGGATAGGGGTAAAAACACTTAATTTCTTACTATTTCGCTAAGTTAGCGCATTCTTAATTAGCTTACTAATTCTATAGATAGGTGGATATTTATCTCTAGTCAAGGCATTGCGAATTGTACCGGCATTCGGTGCTTCTTTCTCACCTAGTTTTTCTTTAAGGATTCTTGCTAGACCACGTAATCCATATTCTTCTATTTTTTTTTCGATATAAGCCCGATGAAAAGCACAATCAACTTCCCGATATTTGTCAGATTGCTCATGGGAAGTAATTGATATTTTCAAAGATGTACTCCTTAATTTGTTATTCTTTTTTGATCGGTCCATTGTCCGATCGCTCCTACTAGGTTAATCGGTATTATCTCGTTAATATTATTTAATAGTAAAGACATTCTCATAATACGAAAATGAGAATTTACGTTCTTCGATTCTAATTATTGCTAAAGAAATATACTCGTCTACTATGATTTTAGTAGTTTAAAGATATAGGATAAAAAGAAGCATAGCGGATCTTAATACGATCCGCAATGGAAAGAGTTTTTAATTTTCGCCTTTGCCTTTCTGAATTCATTCTATTTACCAAAGAATCCTTGAGATTTTAAGTTTTGATCCCAGGTTTTTGCAAATGATTTAATTGAAGTAATTGAATTGGGTTTACATAAAATTTTTCCGTCTTCTATCCAGACTACAGGCCCATTTAGAAAAGGTAATCCATCCTGCCAGTATTCTACGGGATGAAAGATCTGTTCGTTCTTTCCTGTTTCATCTGTTTTTTGCTCAATTTCAAAAACAATTTCCGGATCACGCATGAGATCACCATTCTGCTCATAGTAATGAGCCACCGAAATTGTATCTAAGTTTCTTGGGCCTTTTCCTACATACTCCAATACTAAGTCCATATACCCTTCTGATCGAAGGCGAAGACTATTCTTGGATTTCAGTGCTTTTATGCCTCCTAATCTTTCAATTTCCTTAACAAGATTTCTCATTTTTTTCTTCTCGGTTTAATTTGATTATGCTAATATACCATAGTGTTTTAATTATTAATACACTTTTTTAAAAATTAACCCAAAAAAATGCGAAAATTTTGATAATATAACGCCGATTAGGCGGGCCTTAGTAAAATTTAATCGGATTTAGCGTTAAAATTCGAATGAATACAGAATGTGAAGGATCAGAAATAAACAATTAATGCAGATCCTAATCCAGATCTGGCTTTGCAAATCCGGCTTTTTCATTTTTCAAAGAATGCCGAAAAGACTGCCTTTAGTCTTAAAATTATAGAAAGGCGGAGAATTTCCGGATAATTGACATAATACTATACTTATTTTATGCAGTTATATGTTTACCTTTTTTCGGGTATATGTTTAAATGCGGAAAATGGAAGAAATCATATCTCATCCTTTAAGTAATAGTGCAGTTTTATCCGGAAGCAATTCCCGGAAAATAGCACACGATCTTTTATCCCAAATATCGATGGCGGGTGAAGACATACACGTATTCGACTGCGCGATTCGTTTCAATGTATTCAGCATAACCCAAGCGACGAAGGAGAATCGTTTCGTTGCTTTACACAATATTAAAATTCAGCGTGCCTTTACTCCCTACCAGTTACTTGACTCAATTACACAACTGTTAGATCGGACAATCGATCCAAAATGTCATCCGTTGTTGCTATTTCTTTCACCTGCAAAGCAGTTTTTCGATCAGGATGTAAAACCAAAAGAAAAAGAACATATACTTTCGATACTTATCTCGAAATTCCAAAAACTACATTCGAAAGGTTTTCGATTTCTGATTGCGGAATCGATAAGAAAGGAGTCTCCACTCTACACCTCATATATTGAAAAACTAAAACACTCGTTCGGTACGATCGAACAACCGGAACCAAATAAGGAGTTAGAAGATGGGCAGAACTGTTATACCCTATTCTCAAATACTCAAGTTTGAAGAAGAAAGTCTAAAAAATTATCGTCGATCTCTTCCCGCTGCAAAGCAAGAAATCATAGACGAGATTTTTCGTATTGCAAAGAGCAACCTCGCTTCCGGCGTAATGGCTTCAAACACGGAACCATTTCATATTATACTTCTTTCACACAATATTGAATTACATCGAGAAATAGATGAACTGAAGAAGGTAGTAGCTCGACTACAGAAACAAATTAATGGAACTCTTTGAAGGATTTATCTTCGATGTTTATTCATTAGAAGAGACAATTTACATCTGGATAAAAGGAAATTACGAAATAAAACTTTTCACGGACACATTTTATCCTTCGATTTACATTTCCGGAGAACCACGTTACGAAAATTCGTTTCTTAAAAGACTATTTGATCTGAAAGCCATATATGGAAAGCCGGAACGAGTGACAAAAATTTCATTCTATGAAAACAAACCTCGGAATGTCCTAAAGATTGTTCTTACGAAACCATCTGTACTTCGCAGAATTTACAAAAACCTTTTCGCTTTCTACGAAAAACTCGAAATCTTCCATTCTGATCTAGAAATCACAAACGCGTACATGCTGGAAATGGATATTTTCCCAATCGCAAACGTAAAAGTTATACATGAGAAAGGAAGAATCCAAAGTATTCAATGTCTTTCGGATCTTAAGTCCTGCGACTACAAAATCCCCGATTTCTCTAAATTACAGATTTCGTTTAAGAACAATCATCGGATCGGGTATTCGAGATCGAATCCGATCGTATTTTCAAACGAGGAAGATTTTTATGCGGAAGTATTTGAAGATACAGCCAAAAAGTTACTCGGTCGGATCAATGAAATTTTAAAAGATCTGGATCCGGATATTATTCTGAGCGCTTATGGGGATCAGGCAATTTTTCCTTTTTTATTCTCACTTTCCGAAAGAACAAAAGTTCGACTCTTATTCGATCGGGATCCGAATGCAATTCAGAGAAAAATCATAACTAAAGGAACCACATTTGAAACCTACGGCCAAGTGATCTATAAAGCCCCTTCCTACCCTCTTTTTGGACGGCTTCATATAGATAGTTCTAATAGTTTCGTTTTTAAAGAATCATTTTTACTCGGAATACTCGAACTTGCGAGACTATCCAGACTTCCAATCCAGCGAATGGCTAGATCAAGTACAGGGACCGCGTTGACTTGCATCGAAACCGATGTCGCTATCCGTAAGAATTACTTAGTACCTTGGCAGAAAGCAGCTATTGAACGACCGAAAACTGCGTTTGAATTACTCCAAGTGGATAAAGGAGGTCTGGTTTACCTCCCCGACACATCTGTTTCAGTTCGAGAGAATGTTGCTCAGTTAGATTTTTCGCAGATGTACCCTTCCATTATGGCTAAGTATAACATTTCTCCGGAGTGTATCAATTGTCCCTGCTGTGAGAACGATACCGACAAACTTTTGGTTCCGGAGACTTCTTATCATATTTGTAAGAAACGCCGTGGTGTCGTTTCCGACGCTTTAGAGGACATTCTCGTTCGCAGAAAATTTTATAAGACTCAGATTGAAGAATCTGCGGATGAGTCTCCCATATACGACGCAAGGCAAAACGCACTTAAATGGATGCTCGTAACCTCGTTCGGTTACTTAGGATATCGAAACGCGAAATTTGGCCGTTTAGAATCTCACGAATCCGTAACCGCGATCGGCCGTGAGGTTCTACTCTTAGCAAAAGAGGTCGCCGAAGAAAGTGGGTATATCTTTCTTCACGCCATCACTGATTCTCTCTTTATAACAAAGAAAGACTCCGGAAAGTTTAGTGACGAGGAATTAAAGGAGCTCTGCTCTAAAATTACTGAGAAAACCAAAATCGAAATGAAAGTCGAAGGTGTCTATGAATGGTTAATCTTTCCCGCCTCCAAACAAGATTCAAAGATCGGCGTTGTGAATAGATATTTCGGGAAATTCACTTCTGGAAAAACCAAAATCCGCGGAATCTTTATCCGTCGCAAAGACACTCCCCTATTCGTTAAGGCATTCCAAACTCATGTTTTGGAAGTCATGGCAACGGCTTCTACAAAGGGTGAGTTAATCACCAAGAAGAATGAAATCGAAAGTATTTATGATTATTTTGTCTATCAATTGTATTCAGGCAAAGTGCCTCTTCCTGATCTTTTTCTAAGACGAAGTATTACTAAAAGCCGTGAAGAATACTCTGCAAATAACGCTTCTTCGGCAGCTTTGAATATTCTTTATTCAATTGGGATCCAAGTCGAACCTGGCGAAAAAGTGAAATACCTAGTTGTGCGAAAGGCAAAAAACAAAAGGGATTATTTACCGGAAGAAGCTGCCTTAACCTCGCCGACTTTACCAAAGATCCATTTTGAATTTTATCGAGAATTACTCGTACAGGCACTTGAGGAACTCTTAGAACATATATTTCCTCCAGAATATTTCCAATCGTTACGTGAAAATCAATTGATATTTGATCTTCTTATCGCACAGTAAATCCTATGTGCGGCCGTTACTCTCTAAATGTGGAACTTAGCCAAATCATTGAACAATTCGGTTTAAATCAAGATCTCGAACACATTGAGAGAGAATACCGACCAGAGAAAGAAATCAATCCGACAAGAATTATTCCCGTCGTTAAAGGAGTAGAGGATAAACGTACATTAGAATTTGTCGAATGGGGCGCAAAAAACCTTGAGGTATATGATAAAAGTACCGGAAAAACAAAGGTCTATAAAGCAGCAAATCCTTGTGCAAAGTATGAAAGCTTATACAAATATCCACCTTGGCTCCCTGGAATAAAATCAAATCGTTGCATTATACCAATGACATCCTACTGGGAATGGATTGAAGATGGACCAAATAAGGGTGATCGTTACGAATTTTTTTACAAAAACAATGAAATACTTGGAGTTGCAGGGATAATCTCCACCTTCAAAAACAAGGAATATGAATATTACCAAGGCGTCGTAATAGTAATGTTGCCCTCAAATCCTCACGTGTCGGTTATTCATAAAAGACAACCAGGCTTTATTTTACCAAACCATTATGATGCCTGGCTAGATTTAAAAACGAAAGAACCGCATAAATTGATTCATCAAGTGCAAGGGGAAGATTATCATTTCAAAAAAGTTGCAGATGGAAAAAAAGAAGGAACTGCATCTGGATCAAATAGAAAAGCTAAAGATAATCAAATGCTATTATTTTGAACTCTATTCACCTGGAGTAAATGGGGAGAATTCTATTTGAAAAACCGTAGTAGAAATGGCAACTCCTACTTTATACGACACTATTTTTGGTTCGATTGCGATCATTTCTCCCGGGTTAAACATATCTAAATAATAAGTTTTACCAGGTACTAATGTTCTTCGAAAAATGTCTGCAATGCGGCCTTCGGAAATTATTAAACAATAATTCTCATTGATGACTTTAACAACCAACCCGATACTACCCGATCGATTTTGTGCTGTTAAAATTACAGATCCATGTGATTCAAAGACCCAACTTCCTTCTTTTATTTCAGGAGGATAACGGCGTACTTTTACGTTATTTAGATTAATATTACTAGCGATTGCAAAATAGTTCTCTATTTCTTTAGCAAACACTTCATTAGTTCTTCTTTCTAAATCAACGGAATCCGAAATCTGCGATATTCTAGATTGATAACTACTTTTTAATAAATTTGATTGTTCACTAGTTAACCTATAATAATTTTCATATTGTTCTTTGCTTTCTTTTATTTTCTTCGTAGTCCAACTTGTGAATTTAACAATATATATTTTAAAGAAAGGATAAATAAAGGTATAAAATAAAGAGATGGAAAAAGGAGGGACTATGCTCCATAGCCTATCCAAAGCATTAGAATAATATGCTGTGAGAATATAATTAATCCGTAAAACGATATTTTCTTCACCAAATAGCAATATTGAAATGGGTTGCCAGTTCCAAAATAGCGAGGCACTCAAAAAGGATCCTAATAAAGGATCTCGAATTCTTTCATACAGAGCAGCTTTAATTTCCTTTGATATTTCTTCTAACATGGTATTTTCAGATAAGATGGCGAAATAAATTCCATCCTGCTCCCAATCAAATGCGATGCCTCCATTTAATTGGAAATGCGTAATCAGTATGACCTTTACTTAAGATTGTGAATAAATCACGATGGTTTTCTAGAACTTCAATTTTTAAATAATCGCCAGGCCATAATTGATTATAAGTAATTTGAATATAGGCTGAAACACGAACTAATTTTGCTTCATTCGTATGTAAAATAATCTCTCTACCATCAGGCTTTATTACTGTTATTGAGCGAACAAATTCGAAGTTTAAACCGGTAAAGGTATTAGGAATAAAAAACGAAGTATTATTATTCTTAAATTGATGAGAGATAAAGTTATAAGGGGCAGTTGAAATTGTATCCATTCTATTCATAATATTAGTTAATATTGAAATTTTCGATATAAGTAGTTTTTCCCAAGGCAAAGCACAGAATTCTTTTTGGATTAAATTTTTTTTCTATTACAAGTTTACAAGCGTCAAACGTTTGACGAGAAGAAACAACATCGTCGAAAAGTATAATAACTTTCTTCTCAAAATCATTTCCTCTTTTAAGTCTCAAAGTTTTCGCCTGTTCTTCTACACCCATTCTTGTTTTTTTCGGTTTTCGAATAATTCTTTCGATACCATTACAATAAATTAATTTTGTACTCTCAAGGCATACCTTTTCTAAAAATATTTCTCCCCGATTGTCCCTGTTTTTTTCGCTTCCAAAAGGTTGTGGTTCTGTTGTGTAATCAGAGTCACTTACTGGAACAGATGAAGGTACAGGAATTAAGACTGCGGATCGAATTCTCAAATC from Leptospira licerasiae serovar Varillal str. VAR 010 harbors:
- a CDS encoding SOS response-associated peptidase, which gives rise to MCGRYSLNVELSQIIEQFGLNQDLEHIEREYRPEKEINPTRIIPVVKGVEDKRTLEFVEWGAKNLEVYDKSTGKTKVYKAANPCAKYESLYKYPPWLPGIKSNRCIIPMTSYWEWIEDGPNKGDRYEFFYKNNEILGVAGIISTFKNKEYEYYQGVVIVMLPSNPHVSVIHKRQPGFILPNHYDAWLDLKTKEPHKLIHQVQGEDYHFKKVADGKKEGTASGSNRKAKDNQMLLF
- a CDS encoding DNA polymerase domain-containing protein; amino-acid sequence: MELFEGFIFDVYSLEETIYIWIKGNYEIKLFTDTFYPSIYISGEPRYENSFLKRLFDLKAIYGKPERVTKISFYENKPRNVLKIVLTKPSVLRRIYKNLFAFYEKLEIFHSDLEITNAYMLEMDIFPIANVKVIHEKGRIQSIQCLSDLKSCDYKIPDFSKLQISFKNNHRIGYSRSNPIVFSNEEDFYAEVFEDTAKKLLGRINEILKDLDPDIILSAYGDQAIFPFLFSLSERTKVRLLFDRDPNAIQRKIITKGTTFETYGQVIYKAPSYPLFGRLHIDSSNSFVFKESFLLGILELARLSRLPIQRMARSSTGTALTCIETDVAIRKNYLVPWQKAAIERPKTAFELLQVDKGGLVYLPDTSVSVRENVAQLDFSQMYPSIMAKYNISPECINCPCCENDTDKLLVPETSYHICKKRRGVVSDALEDILVRRKFYKTQIEESADESPIYDARQNALKWMLVTSFGYLGYRNAKFGRLESHESVTAIGREVLLLAKEVAEESGYIFLHAITDSLFITKKDSGKFSDEELKELCSKITEKTKIEMKVEGVYEWLIFPASKQDSKIGVVNRYFGKFTSGKTKIRGIFIRRKDTPLFVKAFQTHVLEVMATASTKGELITKKNEIESIYDYFVYQLYSGKVPLPDLFLRRSITKSREEYSANNASSAALNILYSIGIQVEPGEKVKYLVVRKAKNKRDYLPEEAALTSPTLPKIHFEFYRELLVQALEELLEHIFPPEYFQSLRENQLIFDLLIAQ
- a CDS encoding phosphoribosyltransferase, which gives rise to MNGIISYPNPKLRVDTPTFNFDLELGYLARYVPFKNAPYNDYFTKKYHKSKTYSPEILDFKLGSQRSIDYFVETFREFAEAVLDDLRIRSAVLIPVPSSVPVSDSDYTTEPQPFGSEKNRDNRGEIFLEKVCLESTKLIYCNGIERIIRKPKKTRMGVEEQAKTLRLKRGNDFEKKVIILFDDVVSSRQTFDACKLVIEKKFNPKRILCFALGKTTYIENFNIN
- a CDS encoding LIC_13246 family protein, yielding MVNDDLGKEVKIIKSDVDKIAFQLIVHTINQFRERIGIYLEPKTIEFRKIVVLANPEDLNVKLKKFGDFEYVVEAKVFSGTDSWIHVDGIAAERAMCREKGDLNHECFKIVCLTDIFDRI
- a CDS encoding DNA cytosine methyltransferase → MCAVEIEPYCIGVLIQRQNDRILPPFPIWDDIRTFDGRPWRGIIDLVSGGFPCEGISVSGKGAGISGKRSGLWKEMFRVICEVRPKYVLLENSPMLTRRGMEVVLGDLASVGFNAEWGVLGANDTGAHHIRKRIWILGYSYKNDERIGIERGYRKVSEKKRRKNGHNIQVSLQDQVRDPRLWPKNRFSPNYLKEWEGERLLFQSSQPLTKSKMAH
- a CDS encoding DUF6908 domain-containing protein; protein product: MRNLVKEIERLGGIKALKSKNSLRLRSEGYMDLVLEYVGKGPRNLDTISVAHYYEQNGDLMRDPEIVFEIEQKTDETGKNEQIFHPVEYWQDGLPFLNGPVVWIEDGKILCKPNSITSIKSFAKTWDQNLKSQGFFGK